The following proteins are encoded in a genomic region of Streptomyces sp. NBC_01723:
- a CDS encoding TetR family transcriptional regulator, giving the protein MVESGLRERKRQRTLQVLSDVAVGLFLEKGFDAVSVAEVAAAAEVSKPTLFRYFPAKEDLVLHRIADHEDEAARVAGQGPDPLDALRRHFLAGLEQGDPVTGLNDHPAVLDFHRLLYGTPALVARMHTQLERSEAALARVLGGDLEARLAAGQIIAVQRILALENWRRIAAGERVADVRPDAVAAAERAFGGLAAGLPGLAITR; this is encoded by the coding sequence ATGGTGGAGAGCGGGCTGCGGGAGCGGAAGAGGCAGCGGACGTTGCAGGTGTTGTCGGACGTCGCCGTCGGGCTCTTCCTGGAGAAGGGGTTCGACGCGGTGTCCGTCGCGGAGGTGGCCGCCGCGGCCGAGGTGTCCAAGCCGACGCTCTTCCGGTACTTCCCGGCGAAGGAGGACCTCGTCCTGCACCGCATCGCCGACCACGAGGACGAGGCGGCGCGGGTCGCGGGGCAGGGGCCGGATCCGCTCGACGCGCTGCGGCGGCACTTCCTGGCGGGCCTGGAGCAGGGTGATCCGGTGACCGGGCTCAACGACCATCCCGCGGTACTGGACTTCCACCGGCTGCTGTACGGCACGCCCGCCCTCGTCGCCCGGATGCACACGCAGCTCGAACGGTCCGAGGCCGCGCTCGCGCGGGTGCTCGGCGGTGATCTGGAGGCCCGGCTGGCCGCCGGTCAGATCATCGCCGTACAGCGGATCCTCGCGCTGGAGAACTGGCGGCGGATCGCGGCCGGGGAGCGGGTGGCGGACGTGCGGCCGGACGCGGTGGCGGCGGCGGAGCGGGCGTTCGGGGGGCTGGCGGCCGGGCTGCCGGGATTGGCCATTACTCGGTAA
- a CDS encoding phosphotransferase family protein, whose product MVRPLTDGDSRLVAAERGARVTVRKRIPSALPVVIRTWQDEADLLNRIWGVLHNVPRCLAKHRDVVVLSYVEGVPLSSICPNDTPVDYDLIVALAGLLADMTQVRRQHLPPLPAYWPRSSRDGGAFLRALAFAADEQIRRRNRADFGGLFAMLGIPEDALVRFAERVPTLVSRPFSLVHTDLHRDNVIVSYAGDPPLICVDWELASYGDPLHDLATHLVRMRYPDHQWPEVVEAWRKVMGERRGKAVNGLDRDLRHYVAFERAQSVYPDVMRAAKSLGDSFDQRDLDAATRAVRRALLAAEEPLRLKSVPDEPAIERILYRWHESRGVRSSRERKLSQIVWQRDSRLPVRSDFPLWAVNRALLEEGAASADRVFKGTAHLNTAVDVEGIDFPVVVRRKVGAADSRERRFLSEHAVLREIENSGARVKAPRVLALGRSGLREPFTIHSYEGPANGFAPPEHPAHGLRPYEADDLVDQLGELTRVGCGRLDPLKGAAFYPWLRSELVRLVSELPKATMELARELGLPDNVRLAEILARHTLSRRRPVLLHGDLNPWNLVRRPDGGGLTLIDWEMAMVGDPLYDLVRHMHLTPTRPEIRDRMFRRWERLLPPDCTHHWRDDWRVYRWIETVRSAYVDLDRLVTGVSLGAPNVKRAVQTYAMTLAAATAALGLPDKSMANPYLARALPLGDHGGSRAARFPADV is encoded by the coding sequence ATGGTGCGGCCGCTGACCGACGGGGACTCCAGGCTGGTCGCCGCCGAGCGCGGCGCGCGGGTCACCGTACGCAAGCGCATCCCCTCGGCGCTGCCGGTGGTGATCCGCACCTGGCAGGACGAGGCCGACCTGCTCAACCGGATCTGGGGGGTGCTGCACAACGTTCCGCGCTGCCTGGCCAAGCACCGCGACGTCGTCGTCCTCAGCTATGTCGAGGGCGTGCCCCTGTCGAGCATCTGCCCCAACGACACGCCGGTCGACTACGACCTGATCGTCGCGCTGGCCGGGCTGCTGGCGGACATGACGCAGGTGCGCCGGCAGCACCTGCCGCCGCTGCCCGCGTACTGGCCGCGGTCGAGCCGGGACGGCGGGGCCTTCCTGAGGGCGCTGGCGTTCGCGGCGGACGAGCAGATCAGGCGGCGCAACCGGGCCGACTTCGGGGGCCTGTTCGCCATGCTGGGCATTCCGGAGGACGCCCTGGTCCGGTTCGCCGAGCGGGTGCCCACGCTGGTCAGCCGGCCGTTCAGCCTGGTCCACACGGACCTGCACCGCGACAACGTGATCGTCTCCTACGCCGGGGACCCGCCGCTGATCTGCGTCGACTGGGAGCTGGCCAGCTACGGCGACCCCCTGCACGACCTCGCCACGCACCTGGTGCGGATGCGCTACCCCGACCACCAGTGGCCGGAGGTCGTCGAGGCCTGGCGCAAGGTGATGGGGGAGCGGCGGGGCAAGGCGGTCAACGGCCTGGACCGGGACCTGAGGCACTACGTCGCCTTCGAGCGGGCCCAGTCGGTCTATCCGGACGTCATGCGGGCGGCGAAGTCGCTGGGGGACTCCTTCGACCAGCGGGACCTGGACGCCGCGACCCGGGCGGTGCGCAGGGCGCTGCTGGCGGCCGAAGAACCGTTGCGCCTCAAGAGCGTGCCGGACGAGCCGGCCATCGAGCGCATCCTCTACCGGTGGCACGAGTCCCGGGGGGTGCGGTCCAGCCGCGAACGGAAGCTGTCCCAGATCGTGTGGCAGCGCGATTCGAGGCTCCCGGTCCGCAGCGACTTCCCGCTGTGGGCCGTCAACCGGGCCCTGCTGGAGGAGGGCGCCGCCTCCGCCGACCGGGTGTTCAAGGGCACGGCGCATCTGAACACGGCCGTGGACGTCGAGGGCATCGACTTCCCGGTCGTGGTGCGCCGCAAGGTGGGCGCCGCGGACTCCCGGGAGCGCAGGTTCCTCAGCGAACACGCCGTCCTGAGGGAGATCGAGAATTCCGGGGCCCGCGTCAAGGCTCCGCGCGTGCTGGCCCTGGGCAGGAGCGGGCTGCGGGAACCGTTCACCATCCACTCCTACGAGGGACCGGCGAACGGCTTCGCCCCGCCCGAACATCCGGCGCACGGGCTGCGGCCGTACGAGGCGGACGATCTCGTGGACCAGCTGGGCGAGCTGACCCGGGTGGGATGCGGGCGGCTGGACCCGCTGAAGGGGGCCGCCTTCTACCCGTGGCTGCGCAGCGAGCTGGTCCGCCTGGTGAGCGAGCTGCCCAAGGCCACGATGGAACTCGCCCGCGAACTGGGTCTGCCGGACAACGTGCGGCTCGCCGAGATCCTCGCCCGCCACACCCTGAGCCGACGGCGACCCGTGCTGCTGCACGGCGATCTGAACCCGTGGAACCTGGTGCGCCGCCCGGACGGTGGCGGCCTGACGCTCATCGACTGGGAGATGGCGATGGTGGGCGATCCCCTGTACGACCTCGTCCGCCACATGCACCTCACGCCCACCCGGCCGGAGATCCGCGACCGGATGTTCCGGCGCTGGGAGCGCCTGCTCCCGCCCGACTGCACCCACCACTGGCGGGACGACTGGCGGGTGTACCGGTGGATCGAGACCGTCCGGTCCGCCTACGTCGACCTCGATCGTCTGGTGACCGGCGTGAGTCTGGGCGCCCCGAACGTCAAACGCGCCGTCCAGACCTACGCCATGACCCTCGCCGCGGCCACCGCGGCCCTGGGCCTGCCGGACAAGTCCATGGCCAATCCCTACCTTGCCCGCGCGTTGCCCCTCGGCGACCATGGGGGGTCACGAGCGGCCAGGTTCCCGGCGGACGTCTGA
- a CDS encoding winged helix-turn-helix domain-containing protein encodes MSAERGEGGGKEFERVLEALREQLADGTYGLHATLPAQRELAGEFGVSRDTVQRVLGELKAEGWVESRQGSGTRVIKLPIHAAVRPKAEPAPVRVSLGPFVARAFDRPDVRLDVFTLTSESLDAHIRLQAERIRTGEIEPDGITLRMLLPSEGLELPYPRPRTAPDATGREDSAQRLRERLQHRLRGITERHTASLLAALHDLRTEGLVPSVDVEVRHVPLVPAFKLYLRPEAEALHGPYQVVERTILLDDGTEVEALDVLGLGSVLTRHVHDEGDAGSAGSLFVQSMQAWFDSCWELLADPV; translated from the coding sequence ATGAGCGCGGAACGCGGTGAGGGAGGCGGCAAGGAGTTCGAGCGCGTCCTGGAGGCGCTGCGCGAGCAACTGGCCGACGGCACCTACGGACTGCACGCGACCCTCCCCGCCCAGCGTGAGCTGGCCGGTGAGTTCGGCGTCTCGCGCGACACCGTGCAGCGGGTGCTCGGCGAGCTGAAGGCGGAGGGCTGGGTCGAGTCCCGGCAGGGCAGCGGGACCCGGGTGATCAAGCTCCCCATCCACGCGGCGGTCCGCCCGAAGGCGGAGCCGGCACCGGTACGGGTCTCGCTCGGTCCGTTCGTCGCACGCGCCTTCGACCGGCCGGACGTGCGGCTCGACGTGTTCACCCTGACCTCGGAGAGCCTGGACGCGCACATCCGGCTCCAGGCGGAGCGGATCCGGACGGGGGAGATCGAGCCCGACGGCATCACCCTGCGCATGCTGCTGCCCTCGGAGGGGCTGGAGCTGCCGTATCCGCGCCCCAGGACGGCCCCGGACGCCACCGGTCGCGAGGACTCCGCTCAGCGGCTGCGGGAGCGCTTGCAGCACCGCCTTCGCGGCATCACCGAGCGCCACACGGCTTCGCTGCTCGCGGCCCTGCACGACCTGAGGACCGAAGGGCTGGTGCCGTCCGTGGACGTGGAGGTCCGGCACGTGCCGCTGGTGCCCGCCTTCAAGCTCTACCTGCGCCCGGAGGCGGAGGCCCTCCACGGGCCGTACCAGGTCGTGGAGAGGACGATCCTGCTGGACGACGGCACCGAGGTCGAGGCACTGGACGTCCTGGGCCTGGGCTCGGTGCTGACCCGGCACGTGCACGACGAGGGGGACGCGGGCTCGGCGGGCTCGCTGTTCGTGCAGAGCATGCAGGCCTGGTTCGACTCGTGCTGGGAACTGCTGGCCGACCCGGTCTGA
- a CDS encoding HAD family hydrolase: MTPDTDQTDQTDQMDRADRADQAGPAEPVTEGTGGLGDLVGGARVVLWDFDGPICRLFAGYSADRVAGELVDWLERLGLKGMLTQEEQVHPDPHVLLGAVNRRRHDSDLVADFEERLTREELRAVPTAWPTAYADPLIRTWSALGVGLAVTTNNSPRVVGEYLATRGLLDCFAPHIYGRTQDLHLLKPDPYCLNRALSAMGVAPAQALMVGDTTSDLTAAQRAGVPFLGYARNEEKAKALRQAGAETVVDSLQPVLRLLWKDAAGRVHA; encoded by the coding sequence GTGACTCCTGATACGGACCAGACGGACCAGACGGATCAGATGGACCGGGCGGACCGGGCGGACCAGGCGGGCCCCGCGGAACCGGTGACCGAGGGGACCGGCGGCCTGGGGGACCTGGTCGGGGGTGCCCGCGTCGTCCTGTGGGACTTCGACGGACCCATCTGCAGGCTGTTCGCGGGCTACTCCGCCGACCGGGTGGCGGGCGAACTGGTGGACTGGCTGGAACGGCTGGGCCTCAAGGGGATGCTGACCCAGGAGGAGCAGGTCCACCCCGACCCGCACGTCCTGCTGGGCGCGGTCAACCGCCGGCGCCACGACAGCGACCTGGTCGCCGACTTCGAGGAGCGGCTGACCCGGGAGGAGCTGCGCGCCGTACCCACCGCGTGGCCGACCGCGTACGCGGACCCGCTGATCCGCACCTGGTCGGCGCTCGGGGTCGGGCTGGCGGTGACGACCAACAACTCCCCCCGCGTGGTGGGCGAGTACCTCGCCACGCGCGGTCTGCTGGACTGCTTCGCCCCGCACATCTACGGCCGCACCCAGGATCTGCACCTGCTCAAGCCCGACCCCTACTGCCTCAACCGCGCCCTCAGCGCCATGGGGGTGGCCCCCGCGCAGGCGCTGATGGTCGGCGACACCACCTCCGACCTCACGGCCGCCCAACGGGCCGGGGTGCCGTTCCTGGGCTACGCGCGCAACGAGGAGAAGGCGAAGGCCCTCAGGCAGGCGGGCGCGGAGACGGTCGTCGACTCCCTGCAGCCGGTCCTGCGGCTGCTGTGGAAGGACGCGGCGGGGCGGGTGCACGCGTGA
- a CDS encoding winged helix-turn-helix domain-containing protein has translation MVVTQENVSVNGSRRLSAQEIADVLRERIRGGDLKAGDRLPTQAELADEFGVERGTVRQALRALQEDGLLTNVSKGSPPRIAEPATSRGEPQPTMVSLGPRLAAAFAAPRVRVDVVCHTSETLMLALSEPLRLIHEGRIRPEAIDFRVLMPSRDIELAFPVLVEDEEDDPVHQRWLQMRNAQARVLQHNLHAVRSTHRVDVHIAFRALPFTPPMKLYLLNGEEALLGYYMLTRREEEYESRTLEMYDALGSQSLLFSFLKRAGHRDAVFVEESQKWFDALWETITTDMTLS, from the coding sequence TTGGTCGTGACTCAGGAGAACGTGTCCGTGAACGGCAGCAGAAGACTCTCGGCCCAGGAGATCGCCGACGTCCTGCGGGAGCGGATCCGCGGGGGAGACCTCAAGGCGGGCGACCGCCTGCCCACCCAGGCCGAGCTGGCCGACGAGTTCGGTGTGGAGCGCGGCACGGTGCGCCAGGCCCTGCGCGCCCTCCAGGAGGACGGTCTCCTCACCAACGTCAGCAAGGGCAGCCCGCCGCGCATCGCCGAACCCGCCACCTCCCGGGGCGAGCCCCAGCCGACGATGGTCTCGCTCGGGCCGCGGCTGGCGGCGGCGTTCGCGGCACCGCGCGTGCGCGTCGACGTCGTGTGCCACACCTCGGAGACGCTGATGCTGGCCCTCAGCGAGCCGCTCCGCCTGATCCACGAGGGCCGCATCCGGCCCGAGGCCATCGACTTCCGCGTCCTGATGCCCTCGCGCGACATCGAGCTGGCCTTCCCCGTCCTGGTGGAGGACGAGGAGGACGACCCGGTCCACCAGCGCTGGCTCCAGATGCGCAACGCCCAGGCCCGGGTGCTCCAGCACAACCTGCACGCCGTGCGCTCCACCCACCGCGTCGACGTGCACATCGCCTTCCGCGCCCTGCCGTTCACCCCGCCGATGAAGCTCTACCTGCTCAACGGCGAGGAGGCGCTCCTCGGCTACTACATGCTGACCCGGCGCGAGGAGGAGTACGAGAGCCGGACGCTGGAGATGTACGACGCCCTCGGCTCCCAGTCGCTGCTCTTCTCCTTCCTGAAGCGGGCGGGTCATCGGGACGCCGTGTTCGTGGAGGAATCACAGAAGTGGTTCGACGCCCTCTGGGAAACCATCACCACTGACATGACACTCTCCTAG
- a CDS encoding FadR/GntR family transcriptional regulator, with the protein MVVEREHASVNGRKRPQRPQTTHREVADELRARIRSGRLRPGQRMPTQAQLADEFGVERGVVRQALRVLQSERLLTNVSKGSPATVAPDLHGAPTGPPAPPMPTTVALAPRIAAAFAAPHVEIDALCLTSVSLTLALGESLRQIHAGRLKPAKVDVRVLLPSRDIDLAFPVPVGGGRAGGPVHERWLAMRNAQGQVLQHNLLSLRATHGIDVRVSFRALPFTPPVKLYLLNGEEALFAYYTLSRREQEIGHEQLEMYDAEGVRSTLFAFDQRGGLRDGVFVKQSRLWFDALWGTISSELTLTG; encoded by the coding sequence TTGGTCGTGGAGCGGGAACATGCCTCCGTCAATGGGCGGAAGAGACCGCAGCGGCCACAGACGACACATCGCGAGGTGGCCGACGAGCTGCGCGCCCGGATCAGGTCCGGTCGGCTGCGGCCGGGCCAGCGCATGCCCACCCAGGCCCAGTTGGCCGACGAGTTCGGCGTGGAGCGCGGCGTCGTACGCCAGGCACTGCGCGTCCTCCAGTCGGAACGTCTGCTCACCAACGTGTCCAAGGGGAGCCCCGCGACCGTCGCGCCCGACCTCCACGGTGCTCCGACCGGCCCTCCGGCGCCGCCGATGCCCACCACCGTCGCCCTCGCGCCCCGGATCGCGGCGGCCTTCGCCGCCCCGCACGTGGAGATCGACGCCCTGTGCCTGACCTCCGTCTCCCTGACCCTCGCCCTCGGTGAATCGCTGCGCCAGATCCACGCGGGGCGACTGAAACCGGCCAAGGTCGACGTCCGCGTCCTGCTGCCGAGCCGCGACATCGACCTGGCCTTCCCGGTGCCGGTGGGCGGCGGCAGGGCCGGCGGCCCGGTGCACGAGCGGTGGCTGGCCATGCGCAACGCCCAGGGCCAGGTGCTCCAGCACAACCTGCTGAGCCTCAGGGCCACGCACGGCATCGACGTGCGGGTCTCCTTCCGCGCGCTGCCCTTCACCCCGCCGGTGAAGCTCTACCTGCTCAACGGCGAGGAGGCGCTCTTCGCGTACTACACGCTCAGCCGGCGCGAGCAGGAGATCGGTCACGAGCAGCTGGAGATGTACGACGCGGAGGGTGTCCGCTCGACGCTGTTCGCCTTCGACCAGCGCGGTGGCCTGCGCGACGGTGTGTTCGTGAAGCAGTCCCGGCTGTGGTTCGACGCGCTGTGGGGGACGATCAGCTCGGAGCTGACGCTCACGGGCTGA
- a CDS encoding GNAT family N-acetyltransferase produces MTRRTDIDVRPITEADFTDWNRALNTGFLMPPAVAAAQVEARRELFVPGRSLGAFDEGRCVATFRSFRQEITAVGGALVQADAVSNVTVTATHRRRGLLTRMMAQDLAAAKERGDVVATLIAAEYPIYGRYGFGPATTMTEWAVDVPRAGLDPRWAGPADGGRIDLVDGEDVRKLGPGLHDRVRRSQPGAVSRPELWWRTRTGVVSTDGAPWTEPFYAVYRAADGEVEGMVSYRADDHWGDAKQPMETATVDWLLAATPAAERALWHYLCSIDWITTVKSGWRAPDDLLPDLLPDPRAARVVTQADWLWVRILDVVRALEARTYEGRGSVVLETVDRGGLTGGRWRLEAGPDGASCAPTTESAHLVLDVGELGALWLGDESAVRLAALGRVREERAGAARVVDALLRTSRRPWCPDVF; encoded by the coding sequence ATGACCCGCCGCACCGACATAGACGTACGTCCCATCACCGAGGCCGACTTCACCGACTGGAACCGCGCCCTGAACACCGGTTTCCTGATGCCGCCCGCGGTGGCGGCGGCGCAGGTGGAGGCCCGTCGCGAGCTGTTCGTGCCGGGCCGGTCGCTCGGTGCCTTCGACGAGGGGCGCTGTGTGGCGACCTTCCGGTCCTTCCGCCAGGAGATCACCGCCGTCGGGGGCGCCCTCGTCCAGGCCGACGCGGTCTCCAACGTCACGGTCACCGCGACCCACCGGCGCCGGGGTCTCCTGACCCGCATGATGGCGCAGGACCTGGCGGCGGCGAAGGAGCGCGGGGACGTCGTCGCCACACTGATCGCGGCCGAGTACCCGATCTACGGCCGGTACGGCTTCGGACCCGCCACCACCATGACCGAGTGGGCGGTCGACGTGCCGCGGGCCGGTCTCGACCCGCGCTGGGCGGGCCCGGCGGACGGCGGGCGGATCGACCTGGTGGACGGCGAGGACGTGCGCAAGCTCGGTCCCGGGCTGCACGACCGGGTGCGCCGGTCCCAGCCGGGCGCCGTCAGCCGGCCCGAGCTGTGGTGGCGGACGCGGACCGGTGTCGTCAGCACGGACGGCGCCCCGTGGACCGAGCCCTTCTACGCCGTGTACCGCGCGGCGGACGGCGAGGTCGAGGGCATGGTCTCGTACCGGGCCGACGACCACTGGGGCGACGCCAAGCAGCCGATGGAGACGGCGACCGTCGACTGGCTGCTGGCCGCGACGCCCGCCGCCGAGCGCGCGCTGTGGCACTACCTGTGCTCGATCGACTGGATCACGACGGTGAAGAGCGGCTGGCGGGCCCCCGACGACCTGCTCCCGGACCTCCTGCCGGACCCGCGCGCGGCGAGGGTCGTCACGCAGGCGGACTGGCTGTGGGTGCGGATCCTGGACGTCGTGCGGGCGCTGGAGGCGCGGACGTACGAAGGGCGCGGGTCGGTGGTGCTGGAGACCGTGGACCGGGGAGGGCTGACCGGCGGGCGGTGGCGGCTGGAGGCCGGGCCGGACGGGGCGTCCTGCGCGCCGACCACCGAGAGCGCCCATCTCGTGCTCGACGTGGGCGAGCTGGGGGCGCTGTGGCTGGGCGACGAGTCGGCGGTGCGGCTGGCGGCGCTCGGCCGGGTGCGGGAAGAACGAGCGGGCGCCGCCCGTGTGGTCGACGCCCTGCTGCGTACCTCCAGGCGGCCTTGGTGCCCGGACGTGTTCTGA
- a CDS encoding asparaginase, producing MPASQPSQPSQPAPTSALSPVVPPVLAEVVRSGFVEGRHRGSLVVLGADGAVELALGEVTAPVFPRSANKPMQAAGVLRAGLDLAEERLALASASHSGEPFHRDLVRKMLAEYGLDPAQLQCPPDLPLDAEERDTYLASGAVPDRVTMNCSGKHTAMLAVCAQRGWPLETYLDPEHPLQRTIHRVVEDAAGEPVAAVGTDGCGAPLMAISLVGLARAFRSFVGAEPGTAERRVADAMRAHPEYVAGTRRADTWLMREVPGSLSKMGAEAVQAVALPGGRSLAFKVEDGATRALGPVLARALALLGVEGDVVDRIGRTPLLGGGREVGEIRAAF from the coding sequence ATGCCCGCGTCCCAGCCGTCGCAACCGTCCCAGCCCGCCCCCACCTCCGCCCTCTCGCCCGTCGTGCCGCCCGTCCTCGCCGAGGTCGTCCGGTCCGGCTTCGTCGAGGGGCGGCACCGGGGCAGTCTGGTCGTCCTGGGCGCCGACGGGGCCGTGGAGCTGGCCCTCGGCGAGGTGACGGCGCCGGTCTTCCCGCGCTCCGCCAACAAGCCGATGCAGGCGGCGGGCGTGCTGCGGGCCGGTCTCGACCTCGCGGAGGAGCGGCTGGCGCTGGCCTCCGCGAGCCACTCCGGAGAACCGTTTCACCGCGACCTGGTCCGCAAGATGCTCGCCGAGTACGGCCTCGACCCGGCCCAGCTCCAGTGCCCGCCCGACCTGCCGCTGGACGCCGAGGAGCGGGACACCTACCTCGCCTCGGGCGCGGTGCCCGACCGGGTCACCATGAACTGCTCCGGCAAGCACACCGCGATGCTCGCGGTCTGCGCGCAGCGCGGCTGGCCCCTGGAGACCTACCTCGACCCCGAGCACCCGCTCCAGCGCACCATCCACAGGGTTGTGGAGGACGCGGCGGGCGAGCCGGTCGCCGCCGTCGGCACGGACGGGTGCGGGGCGCCGCTGATGGCGATCAGCCTGGTGGGTCTCGCCCGCGCCTTCCGCTCCTTCGTGGGCGCCGAGCCCGGAACGGCCGAGCGCCGGGTCGCCGACGCGATGCGCGCCCACCCCGAGTACGTCGCCGGCACCCGCCGCGCCGACACCTGGCTGATGCGGGAGGTGCCCGGCAGCCTCTCCAAGATGGGCGCCGAGGCCGTCCAGGCGGTGGCCCTGCCGGGCGGCCGCTCCCTCGCCTTCAAGGTCGAGGACGGCGCGACGCGGGCCCTGGGCCCGGTCCTGGCCCGCGCGCTGGCGCTGCTGGGCGTGGAGGGGGACGTGGTCGACCGCATCGGCCGTACGCCGCTGCTGGGCGGCGGACGCGAGGTGGGGGAGATCCGGGCGGCCTTCTGA
- a CDS encoding RsiG family protein — MSTPSTGRSLGTVAFTCPGGLEAPRPPVQRTDSPELPAEHPERDLTALSLPELRTLRRDAQREEADLSYVRRLLQGRIDILRAELAGRGPAAVVTTAVTGSVVERLSEILADAPARHRSSARHVTLGTPRSEECSRLAAEMLGEVELSDLTARTDTELTNGMGRLVRYEQRVSRDRQRLQRTADGCSAEIARRYREGEAQVDDLLV, encoded by the coding sequence ATGAGCACACCGAGTACGGGACGGTCCCTGGGGACAGTCGCGTTCACATGTCCGGGTGGCCTGGAGGCGCCCCGGCCGCCCGTGCAGCGCACGGACAGCCCGGAGCTGCCGGCCGAGCACCCGGAGCGCGACCTGACCGCGCTGAGCCTGCCGGAGCTGCGCACGCTCCGCCGGGACGCACAGCGCGAGGAGGCGGACCTCAGCTATGTACGCCGGCTGCTGCAGGGGCGTATCGACATCCTCCGCGCCGAGCTGGCGGGGAGGGGGCCGGCGGCCGTGGTGACCACCGCGGTGACCGGTTCCGTGGTGGAGCGGCTGTCGGAGATCCTGGCCGACGCCCCGGCGCGGCACCGCTCCTCCGCCCGGCACGTGACGCTGGGCACCCCGCGGAGCGAGGAGTGCAGCCGGCTGGCCGCGGAGATGCTGGGCGAGGTGGAACTGTCGGACCTGACGGCCCGCACCGACACCGAGCTGACCAACGGGATGGGCCGGCTCGTGCGCTACGAGCAGCGGGTCTCCCGGGACCGGCAGCGGCTGCAGCGCACGGCGGACGGCTGCAGCGCGGAGATCGCACGCCGGTACCGTGAGGGGGAAGCACAAGTCGACGACCTGCTCGTGTGA
- the dtd gene encoding D-aminoacyl-tRNA deacylase produces the protein MRAVVQRVDGASVVVDGETVGAIDGAGLCVLVGVTHEDTKEKAAQLARKLWSVRILHDEKSCSDLGAPLLVISQFTLYGDARKGRRPTWNAAAPGDVAEPLVDEVVAQLRSLGATVATGRFGAQMRVSLTNDGPFTVLVEV, from the coding sequence ATGCGTGCAGTGGTGCAGAGGGTGGACGGCGCGAGTGTCGTCGTGGACGGCGAGACCGTGGGGGCGATCGACGGCGCGGGGCTGTGCGTCCTGGTCGGCGTCACCCACGAGGACACCAAGGAGAAGGCGGCCCAGCTGGCCCGCAAGCTCTGGTCGGTGCGGATCCTGCACGACGAGAAGTCGTGCAGCGACCTCGGCGCACCGCTCCTGGTGATCAGCCAGTTCACCCTTTACGGCGACGCCCGCAAGGGACGCCGCCCCACCTGGAACGCGGCGGCGCCCGGCGACGTCGCCGAACCGCTCGTCGACGAGGTCGTCGCACAGCTGCGCTCGCTGGGCGCGACCGTGGCGACGGGCCGGTTCGGCGCGCAGATGCGGGTGTCGCTGACGAACGACGGCCCGTTCACGGTCCTGGTGGAGGTCTGA
- the ygfZ gene encoding CAF17-like 4Fe-4S cluster assembly/insertion protein YgfZ: protein MKSPLLSLPGAVPAEGVDEGVAAHYGDLFREQRALADGTGFVDLSHRGVLTVTGDDRLAWLHLLLTQHVSDLPAGEATEALILSANGHIEHALYLVDDGTTTWAHVEPGSQEALIAYLESMKFFYRVEVADRTADTAVVHLPAGSIAEVPAGVAVRETPYGRDLFLPRERLEAFADGAGPAAGILAHEALRVEQHRPRLGFETDHRTIPHELGWIGTAVHLQKGCYRGQETVARVQNLGKPPRRLVFLHLDGSEVHLPPAGAEIRLADDGPEGRKIGFVTTSVRHHELGPVALALVKRNVPVDARLTAEGTAAAQETVVEP from the coding sequence ATGAAGAGCCCCCTGCTGTCCCTGCCCGGCGCGGTCCCCGCCGAGGGCGTGGACGAAGGCGTCGCCGCCCATTACGGCGACCTGTTCCGGGAGCAGCGTGCCCTCGCCGACGGCACCGGCTTCGTCGACCTCTCCCACCGCGGTGTCCTCACCGTCACGGGCGACGACCGGCTGGCCTGGCTGCACCTGCTGCTCACCCAGCACGTCAGCGACCTGCCGGCCGGCGAGGCCACCGAAGCGCTGATCCTCTCCGCGAACGGCCACATCGAGCACGCCCTGTACCTCGTCGACGACGGAACGACCACCTGGGCCCACGTGGAACCCGGCAGCCAGGAGGCGCTGATCGCCTACCTGGAGTCGATGAAGTTCTTCTACCGGGTCGAGGTCGCCGACCGCACCGCCGACACCGCGGTCGTGCACCTGCCCGCCGGCTCCATCGCCGAGGTCCCCGCGGGCGTCGCCGTCCGCGAGACGCCGTACGGCCGTGATCTCTTCCTGCCGAGGGAGCGGCTGGAGGCGTTCGCCGACGGGGCCGGTCCCGCGGCCGGGATCCTCGCCCACGAGGCGCTGCGGGTCGAGCAGCACCGGCCCCGGCTGGGTTTCGAGACCGACCACCGGACCATCCCGCACGAGCTGGGCTGGATCGGCACGGCGGTGCACCTCCAGAAGGGCTGCTACCGGGGCCAGGAGACCGTCGCCCGGGTGCAGAACCTCGGCAAGCCGCCGCGCCGCCTGGTCTTCCTGCACCTGGACGGCAGCGAGGTGCACCTGCCGCCGGCCGGGGCGGAGATCCGGCTCGCGGACGACGGGCCCGAGGGCCGCAAGATCGGCTTCGTCACCACGTCCGTACGCCACCACGAACTGGGCCCGGTCGCCCTCGCCCTGGTGAAGCGGAACGTGCCGGTGGACGCCCGGCTGACGGCCGAGGGCACGGCCGCCGCCCAGGAGACGGTCGTGGAACCCTGA